In the genome of Streptomyces sp. SAI-127, the window GCGTCGACGGACGCCTTGTTCGCCAGGGGGTGCGGGTCGGCGTAGAAGTCGCCCTCGTCCTTCCAGAACTGGGCGGCGACCCAGCCGCCGAGACCGATCTTGTCGAACGGGTCGTCCTTGTCCTCCACCCACTGGAACCCGGTGTAGGTGTACGGCGGCGGCGGGCTCTGGACGGCGAGGGACGCCTGCCACGCCTCCGGACGGCCGGACAGCTCGTCCAGCTTGGCCTCGGCGGCGGCTATGTCCTTGTCGTACGCCGCGCTGAGCGCGGTGTCCTTCCAGTACGACGGGTCGGCAGCCGTGTGCAGTTGGTCCTCGGTGCCGATCAGACCGGCCCGGGCGACCTCCTTCATCGCCGGGCCGCCCTTGCGCAGCACCCCGCTGAGGAGGCACTGCTCCTGGCGGACGCGCTCGGCGGCCTTCGCGTCGAAGGCGGTGGGGACGGGGTCGGCGGCGGTCGCGGTCCGCTCCGACTGCGCGGTCAGGTCGGGGAGTTGACCGCCCGTCACCGCGATCGCGCCGGCGAGCGCCATCGCGGTCAGGGGAAGGAAACGGGATCTCGCGAAGAGCCCCCGTCTGCGTGCGTTCGTACGCATGGGAAACCTGTCTGTGAAAACGGCGGGAAGGGGGCTCAGAACAGCAGGTTGTACTGGGTCCAGCCACTGGCGCCGAGCTGCACGCGGGCGCTGAAGGGGGCGGTGGCGGAGCCGGTGCCCTTGTAGAGCCAGAGGGCTCCCGCGGAGTCGACGGCAAGCAGATCCGGCTTGCCGTCACCGCTGTTGTCGCCGGTCGACACGACGGCGGTGTAGTCCTTCCAGCCGGTGGTGGCCGCGGTGATGGTGGTACCGAGGACCGCGTCGGCGGTGGCCTTGCCTGTGCCGGCGTAGACGAGCAGGCTGCCCGCGCTGTTGCGGGTGATGAGGTCGGCGATGCCGTCACCGGTGTAGTCACCGCGCCCGGCGATGACGCTCATGCCGTTCCAGCCGGTGGAGTCCTTCATCCTGACCCGGGCGGCGAGGGTGCCGTCGGCCTTGCCCTGGTAGAGCCACAGTTGACCGTCGGTGCCGCGGGCGACCAGGTCGGCCTGGGCACTGCCGGCCATGTTCCCGACGGACACGATGAGGTTGTACTGGTCCCAGCCGGTGCCCAGCACCTTGGTGTCGTTGCCGCGTTCGGCGGTGTAGTAGAGGGTGCCGCCGATCCGGAAGTAGAGGTCGTTGCCGCGGCCACTGTCGGAGATGTTGGCCTGGACCAGCGCTGTGGCCACCGAGTAGCCGGTGCCCAGGTCCGCGCGGGCCTTCCAGCCGCCGGTGCCCTTGGCCTCGTAGTCCCAGAGTCGGCCGTCCTTGCCGCGGGCGAGGAGCGGCAGGAGGCCGGTGCCGTCGGCTGCGGCCCGCTGGAGAAGGGGGGCGGTGCCGGCGCCGGCCTCGCTGTGGGCGGCGGCGGTTCTGTCGGTGGGAGGCCCGTCGTGCGCCGTCGTGAGCGCCACAACGGCGGTCACGGCACCCGCGAGAGCGAGAGCGGCCGCCCGGCGCAGCGGGCGGCCGAAAGATATCGGTGTCAAGGTGAGAAGTCCCCGTCGCTGTGGTCGGCGGGAGCTTCACTCGCACGTCATGACGCCGCGGAACAACGTGTGTTCCCGGTAAGGCCCCCGCGCCCTGGATGGTCATGTCCACGGCAAAAAGAAGAGTACGGGGACTCTGTGAAAATTGTGAAGAGGTTTACGGGAGGGACTCGGCGGTCCCCATGGGGTCGTGTACGCGCTGAGGGCGCCCCCTGTGAAGAGGGCACCCTCAGCGTGTTGTGCGGCTCCCGGAATGGACTGTGGGGCGTGGGCGGTACTCAGCTCTCGCTGTACTGCCTCATGCCGGGCACGGTCAGCGTGCCGCCGTACTGGGCGGCCTGCTGGACGGTCACATTGGTGAAGTAGATGACCGGGATGTTCAGCGGCGGGGGGCTGTCCGGGCTGAACGTGATCGGGATCAGCCCCAGCAGGTTGCCGGAGATGCTCTCGGTGTACATGATCGTCTTGCCACCGGTGATCGTGGACTTCGTGCCCTTGCCCGCCTGCACGTGGTACGTCGTGCCCTGCTCGGTGACGGTCTGGTGGAGGTCACCGATGTCGGTGCCGCCGGAGATGACGTACTTCAGCACCTTCTTGGTCTGGCCGCTCGCGGTCCTGACCTTGACGACACCCTGGTAGTCGGCTCCCTTGAGCAGCAGCGAACTGGCCTTGAGGGTCCATGCCTTGTTCGCCACCGTCACACCGGGCTCGGTGTCGCCCACGTCGTCCGTGGCGGCCGGGCAGTCCTCCGGGTCCGTGCTGGAACTCGCCGACGGGCTCGGGGAGGCCGTGGCGTCCGCCGCCGCCTCCTCGGCCGCCTTGGTGGTGTCCTCCACGGCCTTGGTGGTGTCCTTCGCCGCCTTGGACGCCGTGTCGGTCGTGTCCTTCACGGTGTCCTTCACCGTGTCGGTGACCTTGTCGGTCGTCTCCTTGGCGGTGTCCCCCGCGCTGTCGTCCGCGCTCTCGGACGCCGAGGCCGAGGGGGTCGGCGTAGGGCTGGCACTGGACGCGTCGCCGGAGCCGGAGCCACCCGTGAAGATCCCGGTGATCGCGTCGCCGATGTCCGTCAGCAGGTTGCCGTCGTCGCTCGCGGAGGGCGAGGGGGACGGCGTGGCGGTGTCGGAGCCGGAGCTTCCGGAGGAGGAGCTGCTCTCCTCCTTGCTCGCGGAGGCGGACGGGGACGGCGTGGGCGTGGCCTTGTCGTCGGAACCCGAGTCCGACGAGGAGGAGCCGTTCGAGCCGGAGTCCGACCCCGAGCCGGAGGACGCCGACGGGGACGGTGTCGCCGTGGTGTCGTCGGTGGACGGGGACGAACTCGCCGAGGCGGACGGGGAGGCGCTGCCGCTCAGTGCCGCGACGCAGTCCTTGTACTCGTCCGCCGTCAGGCTCTTCGTGGTCGGCGAGTCATCGGCCAGCGCGAGCGTCGGCGTGAACCCGATGCCCATGAGAACGGCCGTCGGCATCGCCGCCATGGCTATCGCCTTGCCGGCCGGCACGTGGAACCTGGTGAACAGCGGCTTCTTGGGTGCCGCGTGGCGGGGCCCGGATCTCGCACGGGAGGCCTCCACGTCAGCCCCGTGGGTCACCTCGTCAGCCGGCACTGTGCCTCCCGTTCGCCCCGTTGACCGGGCTCGTTCCTGACAGATCGTTCGGCTCGCCCACCGGGTTCACCGGCCGCAGGAGCGTGGTGTCGTAGTCCGTGGCCTCGGGCGCGCCGCCCTCACCGGTCGTGTCCTGCTTGGCCGGCTCCTCCGCGGGCGCAACGCCCGGCGCCCACGCCACGGCCATCGCCCCGCCGAACAACGCGAAGAGGAAGCCGACGATGAAGCCGCCGAAGTTGGAGACGGGGAGGGACACCAGCCCGAGCATGATCGCCGCGACACCCGCGAAGGTGCGTACGTGCTTCTGGAACCAGAGGGTGATGCCCAGGACGACGAGCAGTACGCCGATGATCAGGGATCCTGCGCCCGCCGTGGTGGCCATGGCGACGGTCAGGCCACCGAGCTTGATGTGCGCATACGGGAAGTACATGATCGGAAAGCCGCTGATCATGACGAACAGCCCCGCCCAGAACGGGCGGGTGCCCCGCCAGGCGCGGAACTGCTGCCTCCGGTGGGCGAACTGGCCGGGCGCGGCAGGACTCTCGGCGCTCATGGAAAACAGCTCCCTGGTGCGGCGTTGCTCTTGATGAGGGTGTATCGCGATGAAGAATGTGGGGGGATGTGAAGGCGACGGGCGAGAGATGGCAGGCGGGGGACCGTAACGGCTCCCCCGCCCGTCACTGAGCGCCTAGTAGCACTCGATTCCCGCGCCGCTGCCCCAGCTCAGCCCCATGTGGAGGCCGGAGAGCTTGAAGGTGCCGGCCGTGGTGGCCCACGCCGTCTGCTTCACATCGGTCAGCACGGCCTTGTCGGCCTGCTGAGCGAACCCGAACGGGTTGGCCTTCTCGCCGGCCTTGGGCTTCGGTGTCTTCCCGCTGGTGGTCCCGGCGGGAACGCCGATGTTGATGCCCGAGAACACGGCCTCTGTCGAGTCGAGTTGGGCGACATCGATGTAGATCTGGTCGGCTACTACATCCGTGCCCTTGTCACCCGCGGTCAGCTTCAGGGTGACCGACTTGTTCAGGAACGGGATCGGGGTGACCACGGACTGACACATGTCGGTGATGGTGGCGTGGTCGAACGCCGAGACCGACACCGGGTGCGCCTCGTCCTTGCCCTCAAGACTCTTGCCCGAGTCTATGGCGCCGTACTGGTTCATGTCGTAGCCGACGAGCTTGCCGGCCCGGACCTTGAACTCCTGCCCCGACACACTGAACGACGCGGCAAGCGCGCCCTGCGCGAGGGCAACACCTATCACAGCCGTGGCGGCAACGCTGGGCACCATCACCACAGCGAACCGCTTCCATCTTGTCCCGCCACGCACCTGGGACTCCATATTTCCTCCTTCTCGGACGTACATCTCCTGACCCTGACTGCCCCTGTCGAAAGGACGGCTCAGCCGGGCAGGGATGGGAGAAGTGCTACGTCCTCGGGAAGGAGAGCGCCCGCACTCGGAGGCGCCAATTGCGCACCGATCACCGGCGATCACCCCCGAGCGACAACCACTGGTCGCGCCTGACACGCATCACGCACAACCTTGCTGGACAGGCTCCACCGGGTGGGCGAAGACCCCCCTGTCCAAGGGCCGGCGCACCTGCCGCCGCCCCTGCTCGGTGGGGACCCAAGGAATCCCGCCACCCAACCGGCTGCCGGGGTACGGGAAAGGACCGAGCGTCGCCGATCGTGGTGCATTCTCGCCGCCCGCACAAGGGGCTTCGTTACTCGGTAGTAACGGCCGGATAACCGAACAACGACCCGCTGGTCTCGGTCGACGACGCTGGGTGGCAACCAGGGGGAGGACAAAGCCGTTGATCGATGGACAGAATCCGACAGATCAACGGCTCGGACTTACTGGAAGTAACAGCGGCCGCGTTTACCAAGTTTTGGTAAAGCGCGGCCGCAGTGACACTCTGACGGCAAATCTTTCACTCGGGCACCACATGCCGGGGTGTTTAGCAACTGGTCAGAACCGGACTCGCACCCCGCTCGGACCCACCGGCTCAGAACAGGGCGCGGGAGAGCGCCCTGCGGGCCGCCGCCACCCGTGGGTCGTCGGCGCCGACCACCTCGAAGAGCTCAAGTAGCCGAATCCGTACGGTGTCCCGCTCGTCACCCGCCGTGCGCCGCACCGTGTCGATGAGCCGCCCGAAGGCGTCCTCGACATGACCGCCGACCAGATCCAGGTCGGCGGCGGCGATCTGCGCCTGTGCGTCGCCCGGCTTCTCGGCCGCCTCCTTGCGCGTCTGCTGCGGGTCGAGGCTCTGCACCCGATGGAGCAACTCGGCCTGGGCGAGCCCCAGTTTGGCCTCGCTGTTACCGGGGTCGTCGCTCAGTACGTTCTTGTACGCCTGGACGGCACCGCCGAAGTCCCCTGCGTCCAGGGCGCGTACGGCGGCTTCGAGGAGTGCGTCGTACGGCCCCGCCGGCACGGCCGCGGGCTGCGGGGCGGCGCCGGGGTCGGCGTCCGGGTCGACCGCGAGACCGGTCAGCCCGAAGCGCTGCTCGGCGACCTGCACCAACTGGTCCAGGGTCTGCTGGATCTGCTCCTTGCCCGCCGCGCCCTGGAAGAGCGGCAGGGCCTGGCCGGCGACGACGGCGAACACGGCCGGGATGCCCTGCACCCCGAACTGCTGCATCAGCATCTGGTTGGCGTCGACGTCGATCTTGGCGAGGAGCAGGCGTCCGTTGTACTCGACGACGAGCTGCTCCAGGACGGGGCTCAGCTGCTTGCAGGGCTCGCACCACTCGGCCCAGAAGTCGATGACGACCGGGACCTCGGTGGACCGCTGCAGGACATCGCGCTCGAAGCCCGCCTCGTCTACGTCGATGACGAGATCGGCCGGGGAGACGGCACCAGGGCCGCCGCCCTGCCGGGCGGCTTCGGCGCGCGCCTGCTCCGCCTTCGCCTTGGCCTCCTGGGCCGCCTTCACCGCGGCGAGGTCGACGACTCCGCTCATGGACATGTTCCGTGGCTGCATGCGTCTATCCTCCCCCGTGGACACGCGTCTGTGAAAAGCGATGTGAAAGCCGGTCGTGCAGCGCGGTCCTGACGCCGGGTCCCCACCCCACGCCGTGCGTACCACCACTCGCGTACGTCCGTCGCGAGCTTTCGCTACGAGTCGTAGCGTAATGGCACCGAGTGCCTGCCCGGTACCCCACCCCGGTGATCTCTCTCACTGCGACGGGGAACCGCCGGTTATGGTCGGTGGATGCAGAGCCGCACCCCCGCCCCACGCGCCACAGGACGCCCGCGCAGCGCCGCCGCGGACACCGCGATCCTCGCGGCGACGAGGGCGGCGCTGGTGGAGCTGGGCTGGTCGAAGCTCACGCTGGGAGATGTGGCTACCCGTGCGGGGGTCGCGAAAACCACCCTCTACCGCCGCTGGGCCGGAAAGAACGAACTCGTCGTCGACGCGGTGGCCGAACTCTTCGACGAACTGGAACTCCCCGACAGCGGGACCCTCGCCGCGGACATCGAGGGCGTCGTCCTCCAGTTCGCGGCGATCCTGGCGCGACCGGAGGCGCAGAGCGGTCTCATGGCCGTGATCTCGGAGTCGACACGGGACGACGCGCTGCGCGGGCGCATCCGCGAGTCGATCGTCGAACGGCAGAAGCGGCTGGTCCTGGAGGGCCGCTCTCGCGCCCAAGCCCGCGGCGAACTCCCCCCGGAGACCGACGCGTTCGAGGCCGCCCGAACCGTGGACCTCATCTTCGACATCGTCGCCGGCTCGGTGGTCCACCGCTGCCTGGTGAGCTCGGAGCCGGCCGACGCGGCATGGGTGCGCAGCCTGACGCGCGTGCTGCTGCTGGGACTTCGGGGGGCCGCGGACGCGGACGGGTCCGTGTAGCCGAAACGTAGTGGTCAAAACGTAATGAGGAAAGCTGCATTCCGTCGGTAAGATGCTTCCGCCAACGCTTTACCCCGTGGAAACGTCAGGAATGAGCATGAGATTGCGAAAGGCCCTCGCGGTCGCCGCCGCACTGCCGGCACTGCTGGTGATATCTGCGTGCAGCGGTGATTCCGACGACTCGGCCGCCAAAAAGGCGTCGCCGAGCGCGAAGACCTCGCCGACGAGCGCGGACGAGAAGGCCGCGGCCGAGGCGAAGCGCATCGGGGCGATGGACCCGCAGTCGCTGGAAAAGGCGACGATCTCCGGGAAGAGCGCGGGCTTCGAGTTCAAGAAGATATCCGAGGCCGACTCGGCGGCGGGACAGGACATGGAGGCCGACAAGCCCGAGTGCCAGCCCCTCGCGAGCCTCGCCGGCGGGTACACCCACATCAAGGCCGTGAGCACCGAACACCGCGCCCTGGAACCCTCGCAGGCCACGAACGCCACCATCGGCTCGATGTGGCTGGCCTCCCACTCGGAGAAGAACGCCGAGCGCGTCATGTCCGAACTGCGCACGTCTCTGAAGAAGTGCGCCAGGGGCTTCAAGACTCTGGGCCTGACCTACAGGAACGTGAAACAGCTCAAGGACCCGTCCCTCGGCGACGAGGCGGTCGGCTACCGCATCACGAACGTCGTCGCCAAGCAGTCCGTGCCGATGACGTACACCATCGTCCGCAAGGGCGGGGTGATCGCCGCATTCTACGGGGTGAACATGTTGACGCCGGAAAAGAGCGCGATTCCGGAGTCGGCGATCGAGGCGCAGTTGGAGAAGCTGGACTGACAACATAATTCCGGTTCCCGGAGAAGTTGTCCACAGACGTCAGCACAAGGGAATAGCCGACATCGCCGATTCAATTTCCGCACACGCGTAATCGGCTGTTCCAATTCGTCGGCCTGAAAGGGGCCTCCCCGGTGCTTTGTGCACCGGGGAGGCCCCTTCCCTTTTCACTCAGGTGACGTGCCCCGATTCCACCGGGTACTCCGGCGGCCAGGGCTTGCTCGCGTCGTACAACGACGTCCGGTCGACCATCAGCTCGTACTCCGCCTCCCGCCAGGACGGGTGGCCGCCGACGACGAAGCTGTCGCCGTCCCGCTCCAGCATCCAGGTGTAGTCGGCGTCCTCCACCGGAATGCCATGCCGTTCGCTGAGCACGGCGAACTCCTCGGCGGTCGCCCGCCGGATGTGGAGGCCGTTCCCGTAGAAGGGTTTCAGGAACATCAGTTCCACATGCCCGATACGGACCTCGACCCTGGTCGTGGTTCGGTCCTCGCGCAGGGCCTCACTGGTCAGGAAGAGCTGGCGGTGCGAGGGGTTGAACCCGCTCACTTTGAAGAGTCGCCCCTCTCGGATGAAATCCGTCATGAGCACTCTTTCCCTCTCACTCGTCGGGCACCAGCCCTCCGTTGTTGGGGTAACTGAAGCGCTCCGGCTTGACGACGTCGTACTTCTTCGTGTCAGGGTTCCACATGCGCCACTCGATGGACCTCCAGTTACGGTCGCCCACCCGGACTGCCGTACGGAGTTTGACCATCTCCCACGCGGTTCCGTAACCGCCGGACCGTATGACCTCCCAGTCGCTGCCCGTGATCGTCTCCCCTCGTGCAAGAAGCAGTTTCAGCGCGTCGTCGGCGTTCTCGGCGCCTTGGACACCGTCCAGGGAGACCGTGATCTTCACGTTGGGGTTGCTCACTGCCCGCTCCACGCCCACCGTCCAGATGGGGCGCACCCCCAGGCCCATGCTTGCGGGCAGTTCGATGTCGTACGGCTTGCCGTTGAAGGTCTGGCCACCGACAACGCCGGCCAGATTGTCCGAACCGGGGTTGTTCTTGCCCGCGTTGACACCGAGGACGATGTGATCACCGTCCTTCACGAGATCCTTGAGGATCGCCTGGCACTTCTTGACGATCTCGTCGTCGGACGACGCCGCCATGACGGAGTACGACGCGACCTTGAAGGTCGCGGTGTCCGCCACCTCGCACGCCACGCCGACCCGCTGGAAGATCCGGCGGACGATGCCCTGGACGGCGGCCTCGGTCAGACCGATGGTGCGGAGCGACTGGAAGGCGGCCATGAACCCGACGCCCGTCTTGATGGCGGCGTCCATCGCCATCACCGCGGCCTTCGCCGTCCGGAAGATCACTCCCGCGACGAACCAGCTGGCCGCCCAGGCGCAGTCGCCCCAGCTGCCGCCGGACAGACCCGGGGTGAGCAGCTTGGCGCAGCCGATGAAATCCCCGAGGAGGACGTCGATCGGGTCGATGCCCGAGTTGAACTCGGTCATCGTCAGCGTGTGGCTGAGCCTCTTCGTCTCCGCCTCGGTCACCTCGGGGCCGAGGTAGAGCGTGTCGGCGGCCGAGCAGGTGCCCGTGAAGGACTCCGCCAGGCACATGTACAGCTCGACGTGCGATCTGTACGTGACGTCCGCCGTGATCGTGCAGTCACCGATGTGGATGATCGGGTTGCAGTTGTCCTTGACGACGTTCT includes:
- a CDS encoding VCBS repeat-containing protein — its product is MTPISFGRPLRRAAALALAGAVTAVVALTTAHDGPPTDRTAAAHSEAGAGTAPLLQRAAADGTGLLPLLARGKDGRLWDYEAKGTGGWKARADLGTGYSVATALVQANISDSGRGNDLYFRIGGTLYYTAERGNDTKVLGTGWDQYNLIVSVGNMAGSAQADLVARGTDGQLWLYQGKADGTLAARVRMKDSTGWNGMSVIAGRGDYTGDGIADLITRNSAGSLLVYAGTGKATADAVLGTTITAATTGWKDYTAVVSTGDNSGDGKPDLLAVDSAGALWLYKGTGSATAPFSARVQLGASGWTQYNLLF
- a CDS encoding DUF6114 domain-containing protein; protein product: MSAESPAAPGQFAHRRQQFRAWRGTRPFWAGLFVMISGFPIMYFPYAHIKLGGLTVAMATTAGAGSLIIGVLLVVLGITLWFQKHVRTFAGVAAIMLGLVSLPVSNFGGFIVGFLFALFGGAMAVAWAPGVAPAEEPAKQDTTGEGGAPEATDYDTTLLRPVNPVGEPNDLSGTSPVNGANGRHSAG
- a CDS encoding DUF6230 family protein, whose translation is MESQVRGGTRWKRFAVVMVPSVAATAVIGVALAQGALAASFSVSGQEFKVRAGKLVGYDMNQYGAIDSGKSLEGKDEAHPVSVSAFDHATITDMCQSVVTPIPFLNKSVTLKLTAGDKGTDVVADQIYIDVAQLDSTEAVFSGINIGVPAGTTSGKTPKPKAGEKANPFGFAQQADKAVLTDVKQTAWATTAGTFKLSGLHMGLSWGSGAGIECY
- a CDS encoding tetratricopeptide repeat protein — protein: MQPRNMSMSGVVDLAAVKAAQEAKAKAEQARAEAARQGGGPGAVSPADLVIDVDEAGFERDVLQRSTEVPVVIDFWAEWCEPCKQLSPVLEQLVVEYNGRLLLAKIDVDANQMLMQQFGVQGIPAVFAVVAGQALPLFQGAAGKEQIQQTLDQLVQVAEQRFGLTGLAVDPDADPGAAPQPAAVPAGPYDALLEAAVRALDAGDFGGAVQAYKNVLSDDPGNSEAKLGLAQAELLHRVQSLDPQQTRKEAAEKPGDAQAQIAAADLDLVGGHVEDAFGRLIDTVRRTAGDERDTVRIRLLELFEVVGADDPRVAAARRALSRALF
- a CDS encoding TetR/AcrR family transcriptional regulator translates to MQSRTPAPRATGRPRSAAADTAILAATRAALVELGWSKLTLGDVATRAGVAKTTLYRRWAGKNELVVDAVAELFDELELPDSGTLAADIEGVVLQFAAILARPEAQSGLMAVISESTRDDALRGRIRESIVERQKRLVLEGRSRAQARGELPPETDAFEAARTVDLIFDIVAGSVVHRCLVSSEPADAAWVRSLTRVLLLGLRGAADADGSV